DNA from Halogeometricum sp. S1BR25-6:
GTACCACTCGCCCGAACGACGTCAGGATTTCCTCGACGCCTTCGAGCGGGTGGTGGAGGACGCCGTCGAAGAGGGAGTGGACGCCGTCGTCCACGCGGGCGACCTGTTCCACGACCGGCGGCCGGAACTCCGCGACCTGCTGGGTACCATCGACGTCCTCAGAGAACTCGACGACGCGGACATCCCCTTTCTCGCCGTCGTCGGTAACCACGAGTCGACCCGCGGCGGGCAGTGGTTGGACCTCTTCGAGAGCCTCGGCCTCGCCGAACGCCTCGGCGCCGCCCCCCGACTCGTCGGCGACACGGCGTTCTACGGCCTCGACCACGTCCCGAAGTCGCGCCGCGACGAGTTGACCTACGACTTCGAACCGCGCGACGCCGCCCACGCTGCCCTCGTCGGGCACGGCCTGTTCACGCCCTTTGCGCACGCCGACTGGGACACCGAGACGGTGCTCGGGGAGTCGAACGTCGAGTTCGACGCCTTCCTCGTCGGCGACAACCACGCGCCGGGCACCGAACGGGTGCTGGAGACGTGGGTGACGTACTGCGGGTCGACCGAACGCGCCAGCGCCGCCGAGGAGGCGGCCCGCGGTTACAACCTCGTCGAATTCGGCGAGGAGGTGGACATCCGTCGGCGCTCGCTCGACACGCGGCCGTTCGCGTTCGTCTCCGTTGACCTCGCGGAGGGCGAGGGCGCCGACCGCGTCCGCGAGCAGATTCGCCAGCACGACGTGAGCGACGCCGTCGCCATCGTGGAGATAACCGGCGAGGGCGAACCGGTGACGCCCGCCTCCGTCGAGGAGTTTTTGAGCGAGCGAGGGGCGCTCGTCGCCCGCGTGACCGACCGCCGACAGACCGAGACCGAGTCGGAACTGAGCGTCTCGTTCGCGGACCCAGACGACGCGGTGCGCGAACGCGTGACCGACCTCGGCCTGTCGACGGCCGCCCGCGACGTGGAGGAGACGGTCCGGGCGAGCAAGACGGCCGACTCGAAGGTGCGCGAGGAGGTGAAGACCCGCGTCGACTCGCTGGTCGAGGACGGGGACCTCGCGGCGTTCTCGCCGGCCGAGAGCGGCGACGGAGGCGGGTCCGACGCCGACGCCGACACCGGGAGCGGAGCGGACGACGGTGCGGACGCA
Protein-coding regions in this window:
- the mre11 gene encoding DNA double-strand break repair protein Mre11, whose protein sequence is MTRVIHTGDTHVGYQQYHSPERRQDFLDAFERVVEDAVEEGVDAVVHAGDLFHDRRPELRDLLGTIDVLRELDDADIPFLAVVGNHESTRGGQWLDLFESLGLAERLGAAPRLVGDTAFYGLDHVPKSRRDELTYDFEPRDAAHAALVGHGLFTPFAHADWDTETVLGESNVEFDAFLVGDNHAPGTERVLETWVTYCGSTERASAAEEAARGYNLVEFGEEVDIRRRSLDTRPFAFVSVDLAEGEGADRVREQIRQHDVSDAVAIVEITGEGEPVTPASVEEFLSERGALVARVTDRRQTETESELSVSFADPDDAVRERVTDLGLSTAARDVEETVRASKTADSKVREEVKTRVDSLVEDGDLAAFSPAESGDGGGSDADADTGSGADDGADADADETDAETAADEERPPENAPGAGAVEAGSGETDGGEVAVEEADANSDDAESAEPDDPSDAEPDGENDAASDAGAEEAADDSSGGQFTMEDF